A single window of Candidatus Hydrogenedentota bacterium DNA harbors:
- a CDS encoding mandelate racemase/muconate lactonizing enzyme family protein, which produces MPKPTDIRPKAAALYFLPVETRVPLKFGPETLTSVTCARVRLRVEDAKGHSAEGWGETPLSVQWVWPSSLSYGERHTALMEFTRRLVREWAVFDVAGHPMEVGHAFIEGRLREMLAAFNAERGGEPVPWLAALVCCSAFDIALHDAFGRLRQVYIYDAYTDEYMSRDLAHFFGPAGDAGASFSGRYPEHFLVRPRPDRMPAWHLVGGKDWIDESERDGSEPEDGYPVLLRDWIRTDGLKCLKIKLRGNDRAWDYDRLVRVGQIAIEENVNWLSADFNSTVSEPAYVADILDQLLIEQPRIYGMILYVEQPFPYELEQNRIDVHSVSARKPLFMDESAHDWRLVRLGRELGWTGVALKTCKTQTGALLALCWAKVHGMMLMVQDLTNPMLAQVPHCLLAAHAGTIMGVETNAMQFYPEASLPEARTHPGIYQRRNGQVDISTIKGTGFAYGGIVAARELPAPAAQSE; this is translated from the coding sequence ATGCCCAAGCCGACTGATATCCGCCCGAAGGCCGCCGCCTTGTACTTCCTGCCCGTCGAGACGCGCGTGCCGCTCAAGTTCGGGCCTGAAACACTGACCAGCGTCACCTGTGCGCGCGTGCGGCTGCGTGTCGAGGACGCGAAAGGGCATAGCGCCGAGGGCTGGGGCGAAACGCCGCTGAGCGTGCAGTGGGTCTGGCCGAGCAGCCTCTCGTACGGGGAACGCCACACCGCCCTCATGGAATTCACGCGCCGGCTTGTCAGGGAATGGGCTGTCTTTGACGTCGCGGGACATCCGATGGAAGTGGGCCACGCTTTCATCGAGGGGCGCCTCCGAGAGATGCTCGCCGCGTTCAACGCCGAGCGTGGCGGCGAACCCGTGCCGTGGCTCGCGGCGCTGGTGTGTTGCAGCGCTTTCGACATCGCATTGCACGACGCCTTCGGCCGATTGCGCCAAGTCTACATCTACGATGCCTACACCGACGAATACATGAGCAGGGATCTTGCCCATTTCTTCGGGCCCGCCGGCGACGCGGGCGCCAGTTTTTCCGGCCGTTATCCCGAGCATTTCCTGGTGCGCCCGCGCCCGGACCGCATGCCCGCATGGCACCTTGTCGGCGGCAAGGACTGGATCGACGAGAGCGAGCGCGACGGCTCGGAACCCGAGGACGGTTACCCCGTGCTGTTGCGCGACTGGATCCGCACCGACGGCTTGAAGTGCCTCAAGATCAAGTTGCGCGGCAATGACCGCGCCTGGGATTACGACCGGCTCGTCCGCGTTGGCCAGATCGCAATCGAAGAGAACGTGAACTGGCTTTCTGCCGACTTCAACTCGACCGTCTCCGAACCCGCTTACGTCGCCGATATTCTCGATCAATTGCTGATCGAGCAACCACGCATATACGGCATGATCCTCTACGTCGAGCAACCGTTCCCCTATGAACTCGAACAAAACCGCATCGATGTGCATAGCGTATCCGCGCGCAAGCCGCTGTTCATGGATGAGAGCGCGCACGACTGGCGGCTCGTGAGACTGGGCCGCGAACTCGGCTGGACGGGCGTCGCGCTGAAGACGTGCAAGACGCAGACCGGCGCGCTGCTGGCCCTGTGCTGGGCCAAGGTCCACGGCATGATGCTCATGGTGCAGGACCTCACCAATCCGATGCTCGCGCAGGTGCCCCATTGCCTGCTCGCCGCGCACGCGGGGACAATCATGGGCGTCGAAACCAACGCCATGCAGTTTTACCCGGAAGCTAGCCTGCCCGAGGCCAGAACACACCCCGGCATCTACCAGCGCCGCAATGGCCAGGTCGACATCAGCACAATCAAGGGGACCGGTTTTGCCTACGGCGGCATTGTCGCCGCGCGCGAGCTTCCAGCGCCCGCCGCGCAATCTGAATAG
- a CDS encoding DUF362 domain-containing protein: protein MKTLSRRDFMRRGVHASSALAASAALSGCPAAPPYAPVNSRALVAAITGLDLAQMARDAVDACGGIASIVNPGESVFIKANFCAAGLVRHNSVTAGDSTKPEIILAVAEECLKAGASRVTVGDAAQVPMYSWEELQTLDGSTNMRAAANQLNARYGGRLRLACLNSESPAWRPVPSCTRLGHIKVSSLLLDADRVISLPVLKTHRWTQITASMKNFVGVTSVNDYGFGGPWRFRLHNAGIEQAFLDIVNAVRPDFTIIDCSIGCEGNGPHVLPGYWGTTVDMRERLGAWVLLASTDLAAADATAARLIGQEVTETRHLAMAYHQGIGQIYRQLIDITGARLEDIQVEWTPAEPTDGFWDILIPGIHMLLEG, encoded by the coding sequence ATGAAGACGTTATCGCGCCGCGATTTTATGCGCAGGGGGGTCCACGCATCTTCTGCCCTGGCCGCAAGCGCTGCCCTATCGGGCTGCCCCGCGGCACCGCCGTACGCGCCGGTGAACAGCCGTGCGCTGGTGGCTGCGATTACGGGTTTGGACCTTGCCCAGATGGCCCGGGATGCGGTCGACGCCTGCGGCGGCATCGCGAGTATCGTCAATCCCGGCGAGAGCGTTTTCATCAAGGCCAACTTCTGCGCCGCGGGCCTGGTCCGGCACAACTCGGTCACCGCCGGCGACTCGACGAAGCCGGAGATCATTCTCGCCGTTGCTGAGGAGTGTTTGAAGGCGGGCGCGTCGCGGGTGACCGTCGGCGACGCGGCGCAAGTGCCCATGTACTCGTGGGAGGAGCTGCAAACCCTCGACGGGTCCACGAACATGCGGGCCGCGGCCAACCAGTTGAACGCGCGCTATGGCGGGCGCCTGCGTCTCGCGTGCCTCAACTCGGAATCGCCCGCGTGGCGTCCGGTGCCCTCCTGCACGCGCCTCGGGCATATCAAGGTTTCCAGTCTGCTCCTCGACGCGGACCGCGTGATTTCGCTGCCCGTGCTCAAGACGCACCGCTGGACCCAAATAACGGCATCCATGAAGAACTTCGTCGGCGTGACGTCCGTCAACGACTACGGCTTCGGCGGACCCTGGCGTTTCCGGCTGCACAACGCGGGCATCGAACAGGCATTTCTCGATATCGTCAACGCGGTAAGACCCGACTTCACAATCATAGACTGTTCCATCGGCTGCGAAGGCAATGGTCCCCACGTCCTTCCCGGTTATTGGGGCACGACCGTCGACATGCGCGAACGGCTCGGCGCGTGGGTGCTTCTCGCCAGCACAGACCTCGCCGCGGCGGACGCCACCGCGGCGCGTCTTATCGGCCAGGAGGTCACCGAAACGCGCCACCTCGCGATGGCGTACCATCAAGGCATCGGCCAAATCTACAGGCAACTCATCGACATCACCGGCGCGCGTCTCGAAGATATCCAGGTCGAATGGACGCCCGCCGAACCGACCGACGGATTCTGGGACATCCTCATCCCAGGCATTCACATGCTCCTGGAAGGCTGA
- a CDS encoding SH3 domain-containing protein → MKMFLVVLLACVAPAASGQPAVPGEAPENPPFKEAQVLPADEAAHQPDFLEFRKQLIAAVAKRDRASLIEHLADDVSNELAGVLGLPEFISFYGLTGKTDTGHDESFIWEELKEILALGGTFRDGAFHAPYLTTQFPDEFDAFEFAVITGKDVNVRQGPGTNTRVVAKKSYTIVRVLDWGDSPEATLSAGEKTYGWVRVGLPTGETGYVYGKYVRSPIACRAIFQKRGGAWKLAIFVCGD, encoded by the coding sequence ATGAAGATGTTTCTCGTTGTTCTGTTGGCGTGTGTTGCGCCTGCGGCGAGCGGACAGCCCGCCGTTCCGGGCGAGGCTCCCGAAAACCCACCGTTCAAGGAAGCGCAGGTCTTGCCGGCCGATGAAGCGGCGCACCAGCCGGATTTTCTCGAGTTCCGGAAGCAACTCATTGCCGCTGTGGCCAAGCGTGACCGTGCGTCCTTGATTGAACACCTTGCCGACGATGTGAGCAACGAACTGGCTGGAGTCCTCGGCCTGCCAGAATTCATCTCCTTCTACGGACTCACGGGAAAGACGGACACTGGTCACGATGAATCCTTCATTTGGGAAGAATTGAAGGAGATTCTTGCTCTGGGCGGCACGTTTCGCGATGGCGCATTCCACGCTCCCTATCTGACCACCCAATTCCCGGATGAATTCGACGCATTCGAGTTTGCGGTCATCACGGGCAAAGACGTCAATGTCCGGCAAGGCCCGGGCACCAACACGCGCGTGGTCGCGAAGAAGAGCTACACCATTGTGAGAGTCCTCGACTGGGGAGATAGTCCCGAAGCCACCTTGTCCGCGGGCGAGAAGACGTATGGGTGGGTTCGCGTGGGCTTGCCCACAGGAGAGACTGGGTACGTATACGGGAAGTACGTGCGCTCGCCAATCGCCTGTCGCGCGATTTTCCAGAAACGCGGCGGGGCTTGGAAGCTGGCGATCTTTGTGTGTGGAGACTAG
- a CDS encoding DUF3592 domain-containing protein: protein MKPEHRNRKSTPHVVRHVVAAAPDDGTPVRFRYALHDRFRAGPLSFVSVIIANLIPVSGVFFFHWDVTMILVLYWLENAVIGLFLAAKIALVRHDLTLLRRISQGISGVFPYAVFTVIHLLFVVALCTAFQAQAEGKTTVRLHFEQTIPVLKIFVSPQVLATLALMAGHQFFSLVYDFVGRGEFRRTTAEALVKSTALRVVPLHMCIVFGVTVSPAFDLPKGFLLVLMAAKTIADLAGHTLDRARGADPVPEFPLTRATRGRVFQRVHRTLLYISILAVLAIVISWTAGLRDWGILHVIPLTIACGICGVLAASLPTPGDDTARFFVGALSLLRFPALFVSCAGVLLSPAGFANLSTFRALGSPDSRVTDGLVTHMRERQERSGHYYHVTFSFTPAGAPPQANTRRYEAGDDLRFENASGVTIGGPVRVRYLQSNPAVARLDSEFAFGRSQMYKLTYSGLALVLNGVIIVLQIARSSRVGWRCRTN from the coding sequence GTGAAACCGGAACACCGCAATCGCAAGTCCACGCCGCACGTGGTAAGGCACGTCGTGGCTGCGGCCCCTGATGACGGCACGCCCGTGCGATTCAGGTACGCGCTTCACGACCGGTTCAGAGCAGGGCCTCTCTCTTTTGTTTCAGTCATCATCGCGAACCTGATACCCGTGTCCGGCGTGTTCTTCTTTCACTGGGACGTAACCATGATCCTGGTGCTGTACTGGCTGGAAAACGCCGTCATTGGTTTGTTCCTGGCCGCAAAAATCGCCTTGGTCCGGCACGACCTCACACTGTTGCGGCGGATCTCGCAGGGAATATCCGGCGTATTCCCTTACGCGGTGTTTACCGTCATTCATCTTCTCTTCGTGGTGGCGCTATGCACCGCATTTCAGGCCCAGGCCGAGGGGAAAACCACGGTTCGCCTGCATTTCGAGCAGACAATACCCGTATTGAAGATCTTCGTGTCGCCACAGGTTCTGGCAACACTCGCCCTGATGGCGGGACACCAGTTCTTCAGTCTTGTCTACGATTTCGTGGGGCGGGGCGAGTTCCGCCGGACCACCGCGGAGGCGCTTGTGAAATCCACCGCCTTGCGCGTTGTGCCGCTTCACATGTGCATCGTATTCGGCGTCACGGTCAGCCCGGCGTTCGACCTGCCCAAGGGATTCCTTCTCGTGCTCATGGCGGCAAAGACCATAGCGGACTTGGCAGGCCATACCCTGGACCGCGCGCGGGGCGCGGACCCAGTTCCCGAATTCCCCCTCACGCGGGCCACGCGGGGCCGGGTCTTCCAGCGGGTCCATCGTACTCTTTTATACATAAGCATTCTCGCAGTGCTCGCGATCGTGATAAGCTGGACCGCCGGCCTTCGCGATTGGGGCATTCTTCATGTTATACCGCTCACCATCGCGTGCGGCATCTGCGGCGTGCTGGCGGCATCGTTGCCCACGCCCGGGGACGACACGGCGCGTTTCTTTGTTGGCGCGCTCAGCCTGCTGCGTTTTCCAGCCTTGTTCGTGTCCTGCGCCGGTGTGCTGTTGAGTCCGGCAGGGTTCGCCAACCTTTCCACATTCCGTGCGCTTGGCTCGCCGGACAGCCGCGTTACGGACGGTCTCGTGACGCATATGCGCGAGAGGCAGGAGAGGAGCGGGCACTATTACCATGTCACGTTCAGCTTCACGCCGGCAGGTGCGCCGCCTCAGGCGAATACCCGGCGTTACGAGGCCGGCGACGACCTGCGGTTTGAAAATGCAAGCGGCGTGACCATCGGCGGGCCGGTTCGGGTGCGTTATCTGCAGTCGAATCCTGCGGTTGCACGACTGGACTCGGAATTCGCATTTGGCCGTTCGCAGATGTACAAGCTCACGTATTCGGGGCTTGCACTGGTGCTCAACGGCGTGATAATTGTGCTCCAAATCGCGCGGTCCTCAAGAGTCGGCTGGCGATGCCGCACGAATTGA